In Camelus bactrianus isolate YW-2024 breed Bactrian camel chromosome 18, ASM4877302v1, whole genome shotgun sequence, one DNA window encodes the following:
- the PDPK1 gene encoding 3-phosphoinositide-dependent protein kinase 1 isoform X1 has translation MARTTSQLYDTVPIQSSVVLCSCPSPSMVRTQTESSTAPGVPSGGSRQGPTMDSTAAESRPSANTLQHTTQPPPQPRKKRPEDFKFGKILGEGSFSTVVLARELATSREYAIKILEKRHIIKENKVPYVTRERDVMSRLDHPFFVKLYFTFQDDEKLYFGLSYAKNGELLKYIRKIGSFDETCTRFYTAEMVSALEYLHGKGIIHRDLKPENILLNEDMHIQITDFGTAKVLSPESKQARANSFVGTAQYVSPELLTEKSACKSSDLWALGCIIYQLVAGLPPFRAGNEYLIFQKIIKLEYDFPEKFFPKARDLVEKLLVLDATKRLGCEEMEGYSPLKAHPFFESITWENLHHQTPPKLTAYLPAMSEDDEDCYGNYDNLLSQFGCMQVSSSSSSHSLSAADAGLPQRAGSNIEQYIHDLDTNSFELDLQFSEDEKRLLLEKQASGNPWHQFVENNLILKMGPVDKRKGLFARRRQLLLTEGPHLYYVDPVNKVLKGEIPWSQELRPEAKNFKTFFVHTPNRTYYLMDPSGNAHKWCKKIQEVWRHRYQSHPDAAVQ, from the exons TATGACACCGTTCCTATTCAGTCCAGCGTGGTGTTATGTTCCTGCCCATCCCCATCAATGGTGAGGACCCAGACTGAGTCCAGCACGGCCCCTGGCGTTCCCAGCGGTGGTAGCAGGCAGGGCCCCACCATGGACAGCACCGCAGCTGAATCCCGGCCCAGTGCCAACACGCTACAACACACCACACAACCGCCACCACAGCCTCGGAAGAAACGGCCAGAAGACTTTAAATTTGGGAAAATTCTTGGTGAAGGCTCTTTTTCAACA GTTGTCCTGGCCCGAGAACTGGCAACCTCAAGGGAATATGCCA TTAAAATTCTAGAGAAACGTCACATTATCAAAGAGAACAAGGTCCCGTATGTAACCCGAGAGAGAGACGTGATGTCACGGCTGGATCACCCCTTCTTTGTTAAACTTTACTTCACGTTTCAGGATGATGAAAAGCTGT ATTTTGGCCTTAGTTATGCCAAAAATGGAGAACTTCTTAAATACATTCGCAAAATTGGTTCATTCGATGAGACATGCACGCGATTTTACACAGCCGAGATGGTGTCCGCCCTAGAGTACTTGCATGGCAAGGGCATCATTCACAG GGACCTGAAACCAGAGAACATTTTGTTAAATGAAGATATGCACATCCAGATTACAGATTTTGGAACAGCAAAAGTATTATCCCCAGAGAGTAAACAAG CCAGGGCCAACTCGTTTGTAGGAACAGCCCAGTATGTTTCTCCAGAGCTGCTCACAGAGAAATCGGCCTGTAAAAG TTCAGACCTTTGGGCTCTTGGATGCATTATATACCAGCTTGTGGCAGGCCTACCACCATTCCGAGCCGG aaatgaatatCTAATATTTCAGAAGATCATTAAGTTGGAATATGACTTTCCTGAAAAATTCTTTCCTAAGGCAAGAGACCTTGTGGAAAAACTGCtg GTTTTGGATGCTACAAAGCGATTAGGCTGTGAAGAAATGGAAGGGTACAGCCCTCTGAAAGCTCATCCGTTCTTCGAGTCCATCACATGGGAGAATCTGCATCACCAGACGCCTCCGAAGCTCACAGCTTACTTGCCAGCCATGTCGGAAGACGACGAAGACTGCTATGGAAAC TACGACAATCTCCTGAGCCAGTTTGGCTGCATGCAGGTGTCCTCATcgtcctcctcccactccctgtCAGCTGCGGATGCAGGGCTGCCACAGAGGGCAGGCAGCAACATCGAGCAGTATATCCACGACCTGGACACTAACTCTTTTGAGCTGGACTTACAGTTTTCTGAAGATGAGAAGAGGTTGTTATTGGAGAAGCAGGCCAGTGGAAACCCTTG gcACCAGTttgtagaaaataatttaatactaAAAATGGGTCCAGTAGATAAGCGAAAG GGTTTATTTGCACGGCGACGACAGTTACTGCTCACAGAAGGGCCACACTTATATTATGTGGATCCTGTCAACAAAGTCTTGAAAGGTGAAATTCCATGGTCGCAAGAACTCCGACCAGAGGCCAAGAATTTTAAAACCTTCTTTGTCCACACG CCGAATAGGACGTATTACCTGATGGACCCGAGTGGGAATGCTCACAAATGGTGCAAAAAGATCCAGGAGGTGTGGAGGCACAGATATCAGAGCCACCCAGACGCCGCTGTGCAGTGA
- the PDPK1 gene encoding 3-phosphoinositide-dependent protein kinase 1 isoform X2, which translates to MVRTQTESSTAPGVPSGGSRQGPTMDSTAAESRPSANTLQHTTQPPPQPRKKRPEDFKFGKILGEGSFSTVVLARELATSREYAIKILEKRHIIKENKVPYVTRERDVMSRLDHPFFVKLYFTFQDDEKLYFGLSYAKNGELLKYIRKIGSFDETCTRFYTAEMVSALEYLHGKGIIHRDLKPENILLNEDMHIQITDFGTAKVLSPESKQARANSFVGTAQYVSPELLTEKSACKSSDLWALGCIIYQLVAGLPPFRAGNEYLIFQKIIKLEYDFPEKFFPKARDLVEKLLVLDATKRLGCEEMEGYSPLKAHPFFESITWENLHHQTPPKLTAYLPAMSEDDEDCYGNYDNLLSQFGCMQVSSSSSSHSLSAADAGLPQRAGSNIEQYIHDLDTNSFELDLQFSEDEKRLLLEKQASGNPWHQFVENNLILKMGPVDKRKGLFARRRQLLLTEGPHLYYVDPVNKVLKGEIPWSQELRPEAKNFKTFFVHTPNRTYYLMDPSGNAHKWCKKIQEVWRHRYQSHPDAAVQ; encoded by the exons ATGGTGAGGACCCAGACTGAGTCCAGCACGGCCCCTGGCGTTCCCAGCGGTGGTAGCAGGCAGGGCCCCACCATGGACAGCACCGCAGCTGAATCCCGGCCCAGTGCCAACACGCTACAACACACCACACAACCGCCACCACAGCCTCGGAAGAAACGGCCAGAAGACTTTAAATTTGGGAAAATTCTTGGTGAAGGCTCTTTTTCAACA GTTGTCCTGGCCCGAGAACTGGCAACCTCAAGGGAATATGCCA TTAAAATTCTAGAGAAACGTCACATTATCAAAGAGAACAAGGTCCCGTATGTAACCCGAGAGAGAGACGTGATGTCACGGCTGGATCACCCCTTCTTTGTTAAACTTTACTTCACGTTTCAGGATGATGAAAAGCTGT ATTTTGGCCTTAGTTATGCCAAAAATGGAGAACTTCTTAAATACATTCGCAAAATTGGTTCATTCGATGAGACATGCACGCGATTTTACACAGCCGAGATGGTGTCCGCCCTAGAGTACTTGCATGGCAAGGGCATCATTCACAG GGACCTGAAACCAGAGAACATTTTGTTAAATGAAGATATGCACATCCAGATTACAGATTTTGGAACAGCAAAAGTATTATCCCCAGAGAGTAAACAAG CCAGGGCCAACTCGTTTGTAGGAACAGCCCAGTATGTTTCTCCAGAGCTGCTCACAGAGAAATCGGCCTGTAAAAG TTCAGACCTTTGGGCTCTTGGATGCATTATATACCAGCTTGTGGCAGGCCTACCACCATTCCGAGCCGG aaatgaatatCTAATATTTCAGAAGATCATTAAGTTGGAATATGACTTTCCTGAAAAATTCTTTCCTAAGGCAAGAGACCTTGTGGAAAAACTGCtg GTTTTGGATGCTACAAAGCGATTAGGCTGTGAAGAAATGGAAGGGTACAGCCCTCTGAAAGCTCATCCGTTCTTCGAGTCCATCACATGGGAGAATCTGCATCACCAGACGCCTCCGAAGCTCACAGCTTACTTGCCAGCCATGTCGGAAGACGACGAAGACTGCTATGGAAAC TACGACAATCTCCTGAGCCAGTTTGGCTGCATGCAGGTGTCCTCATcgtcctcctcccactccctgtCAGCTGCGGATGCAGGGCTGCCACAGAGGGCAGGCAGCAACATCGAGCAGTATATCCACGACCTGGACACTAACTCTTTTGAGCTGGACTTACAGTTTTCTGAAGATGAGAAGAGGTTGTTATTGGAGAAGCAGGCCAGTGGAAACCCTTG gcACCAGTttgtagaaaataatttaatactaAAAATGGGTCCAGTAGATAAGCGAAAG GGTTTATTTGCACGGCGACGACAGTTACTGCTCACAGAAGGGCCACACTTATATTATGTGGATCCTGTCAACAAAGTCTTGAAAGGTGAAATTCCATGGTCGCAAGAACTCCGACCAGAGGCCAAGAATTTTAAAACCTTCTTTGTCCACACG CCGAATAGGACGTATTACCTGATGGACCCGAGTGGGAATGCTCACAAATGGTGCAAAAAGATCCAGGAGGTGTGGAGGCACAGATATCAGAGCCACCCAGACGCCGCTGTGCAGTGA